A stretch of Amycolatopsis balhimycina FH 1894 DNA encodes these proteins:
- a CDS encoding DUF3024 domain-containing protein, with amino-acid sequence MAAIPELALRQIERWCAQRVPAHLQDRIRVECRTRGRAVTIVERRAPWSPEVGPEWSEQKIAQLRLDEFGIWSVLWADRNGRWLSYPDAPVASTPPALLAEIDRNPNGVFWG; translated from the coding sequence ATGGCGGCAATTCCGGAGCTCGCGCTGCGGCAGATCGAACGGTGGTGCGCGCAGCGCGTCCCCGCGCACCTTCAGGATCGGATCCGGGTCGAGTGCCGGACCCGGGGCCGCGCGGTCACCATCGTCGAACGGCGGGCGCCGTGGTCGCCGGAGGTGGGGCCCGAGTGGTCCGAACAGAAGATCGCGCAGCTGCGGCTCGACGAGTTCGGGATCTGGTCGGTGCTCTGGGCCGACCGGAACGGGCGGTGGCTGTCCTACCCGGACGCGCCCGTCGCGAGCACGCCGCCGGCTTTGCTCGCCGAGATCGACCGGAACCCGAACGGCGTCTTCTGGGGTTAG
- a CDS encoding nucleotide pyrophosphohydrolase, which translates to MTFDDVTQRLRGFAAARAWEPYHTPKNLVMALSGEVGELTSLFQWLTPEESDAWREDPSLEAKVLDEIADVTLYLLQLADRLGIDLPAAAHAKIDRNEHRFPPPA; encoded by the coding sequence GTGACCTTCGACGACGTGACCCAGCGCCTCCGCGGCTTCGCGGCGGCCCGCGCCTGGGAGCCGTACCACACCCCGAAGAACCTCGTGATGGCGTTGTCCGGCGAAGTGGGCGAGCTGACCTCGCTGTTCCAGTGGCTCACACCGGAGGAGTCCGACGCGTGGCGCGAAGACCCGTCACTGGAGGCGAAGGTGCTCGACGAGATCGCGGACGTCACGTTGTACCTCCTGCAGCTGGCGGACCGCCTCGGCATCGACCTGCCCGCGGCCGCGCACGCGAAGATCGACCGCAACGAGCACCGCTTCCCACCGCCGGCCTAA
- a CDS encoding nitrate- and nitrite sensing domain-containing protein yields MKYLRSVRGRMLGIAFIPGGALVVVAAVIAVFLVHQAVRTRDLALETAAAADRTARAVVALQAQRSAAMAVPDRQSAAYANFTQRIDTAIAGLRDYARRAPNAESAYQQTIAVELLSVAEGMDRSDSLALTGLDSVTRRSYISAVAAYRAELARVAPQLTESGRTAYESLTRSADWSRLAAAEDAITAAEPLPVAESTWRSAAYTVSGELGRLYAQQSQYAVQLTLDDGRRTLGGALAAGSALLLSALLLLVVVRRLVARVPVPVVPIMVPTVHAAIPRPRHARSRRPHLPDPWPLKAVLDDLRRR; encoded by the coding sequence TTGAAGTACCTGCGATCCGTCCGCGGCCGCATGCTGGGCATCGCGTTCATCCCCGGCGGCGCGCTCGTCGTCGTGGCCGCCGTGATCGCGGTTTTCCTGGTCCACCAGGCGGTTCGGACGCGTGACCTCGCCCTGGAAACGGCGGCCGCCGCCGATCGGACCGCCCGGGCTGTGGTCGCGTTGCAGGCCCAGCGGAGCGCGGCGATGGCCGTGCCCGACCGGCAGTCCGCCGCGTACGCGAATTTCACCCAGCGGATCGACACCGCCATCGCCGGCCTGCGCGACTACGCGCGCCGCGCGCCGAACGCCGAATCCGCCTACCAGCAGACGATCGCCGTCGAGCTGCTTTCCGTCGCCGAAGGGATGGATCGCTCCGATTCCCTCGCCCTGACCGGGCTGGACAGCGTGACGCGGCGCTCGTACATCTCCGCCGTCGCCGCCTACCGGGCCGAACTGGCCCGGGTGGCGCCGCAGCTCACCGAGAGTGGCCGGACGGCGTACGAGTCGCTCACGCGCAGCGCCGACTGGAGCAGGCTGGCCGCCGCCGAGGACGCGATCACCGCCGCCGAACCGCTGCCGGTGGCCGAGTCCACGTGGCGTAGCGCCGCTTACACCGTTTCCGGTGAGCTCGGCCGGCTGTACGCGCAGCAGAGCCAGTACGCCGTGCAGCTGACCCTCGACGACGGGCGCCGCACCCTCGGCGGCGCCCTCGCCGCCGGCTCCGCGCTCCTGCTGTCCGCGCTGCTCCTCCTGGTGGTCGTGCGGAGGCTCGTGGCCCGCGTGCCGGTGCCGGTCGTCCCGATCATGGTGCCGACCGTCCACGCGGCCATCCCGCGTCCTCGCCACGCACGGTCACGACGACCGCATCTGCCGGACCCGTGGCCGCTGAAAGCCGTGCTCGACGACTTGCGCCGCCGATGA
- a CDS encoding DUF6880 family protein gives MSPPSDLRPYLRTLDAETLADLLHAQAERDPELRHSLELRAATQSGDVSEAHRLLDAAVTDGNVEYTAKVGAVLDTLQRMLDAGSRADLAPLARRTVDDISEVLEQSGDHVGDLGDRLDRAVELYARACAARPPDPEKLADWILEVEFDGPGRPVIDLAEFATALGEPGLKRIKSTVDDVLAASGPGHRHDVAERLREQLAEVVGDVDELVAILSAKPPRVDVSLKIVRVLRAAGRHSEAIAHAARALTHDKQPPAPEPLKSFGGPGGGAPGPGRNPGSYSDETSRRRKDFDAKPGRETYAALREAATADGKWTAQRRAALTRLRELAADRPEQADELARVLLDDGRPDEAWRACVRFGASPELKLELAEQRAAEHPAETIPVFREHVDELIERKDPQAYQEAARRLKLLRTLHKRAETPEEFAAYLAALVETHRRKTRLITEIRTARIAMPKAVTSHRAPR, from the coding sequence GTGAGTCCCCCCTCGGATCTTCGCCCCTACCTGCGCACCTTGGACGCGGAGACGCTGGCGGACCTGCTGCACGCCCAGGCCGAACGTGACCCTGAGTTGCGGCATTCGCTCGAACTGCGCGCCGCCACCCAATCCGGTGACGTCAGCGAGGCGCACCGGCTGCTGGACGCCGCGGTCACCGACGGGAACGTCGAGTACACCGCGAAGGTCGGCGCGGTCCTCGACACGCTGCAGCGGATGCTCGACGCCGGCAGCCGCGCCGACCTGGCGCCGCTGGCCCGGCGCACGGTCGACGACATCAGCGAGGTGCTGGAGCAGTCCGGTGACCACGTCGGCGACCTCGGCGACCGGCTGGATCGCGCGGTGGAGCTGTACGCCCGCGCGTGCGCCGCCCGGCCGCCGGACCCCGAGAAGCTGGCCGACTGGATCCTCGAGGTCGAGTTCGACGGTCCCGGCCGTCCGGTCATCGACCTCGCCGAGTTCGCGACGGCGCTGGGCGAACCGGGGCTCAAGCGGATCAAGTCCACTGTGGACGACGTGCTGGCGGCGAGCGGGCCCGGGCACCGCCATGACGTGGCCGAACGGCTGCGGGAGCAGCTGGCCGAGGTGGTCGGCGACGTCGACGAGCTCGTCGCGATCCTCTCGGCCAAGCCGCCGCGGGTGGACGTCAGCCTCAAGATCGTCCGGGTGCTGCGGGCCGCGGGGCGGCACAGCGAGGCGATCGCGCACGCCGCCCGCGCGCTCACGCACGACAAGCAGCCGCCGGCACCGGAACCACTCAAGTCTTTCGGGGGTCCGGGTGGCGGAGCCCCCGGCCCGGGGCGAAACCCCGGTAGTTACAGCGACGAGACGTCTCGCCGTCGCAAGGACTTCGACGCCAAGCCGGGCCGTGAGACGTATGCCGCGCTGCGCGAGGCCGCGACGGCCGACGGGAAGTGGACGGCGCAGCGCCGGGCTGCCCTGACCCGGCTGCGAGAACTGGCCGCCGACCGCCCGGAACAGGCCGACGAGCTGGCTCGCGTCCTGCTCGACGACGGCCGTCCCGACGAAGCTTGGCGCGCCTGTGTCCGGTTCGGGGCGTCCCCGGAACTCAAGCTGGAGCTGGCCGAGCAGCGTGCGGCCGAGCACCCGGCCGAGACGATCCCGGTCTTCCGCGAGCACGTCGACGAACTCATCGAACGCAAGGACCCGCAGGCCTACCAGGAGGCCGCCCGGCGGCTGAAGCTGTTGCGCACCTTGCACAAGCGTGCCGAAACCCCGGAGGAATTCGCCGCGTACCTCGCCGCGCTGGTGGAAACCCACCGCCGGAAAACCCGCTTGATCACGGAAATCCGGACCGCGCGGATCGCCATGCCGAAAGCCGTAACCTCGCACCGCGCCCCTCGTTGA
- the coaA gene encoding type I pantothenate kinase: protein MTRVRELSPYVELHREQWKELRSSTPLPLTAAELLRLRGLGEQVDLAEVADVYLPLSRLINLQVAARQRLYEATTTFLGDDSRGTKVPFVIGIAGSVAVGKSTTARILRTLLARWPDHPRVDLVTTDGFLYPRAELMRRGIMHRKGFPESYDRRALLRFVTEVKSGAERVAAPVYSHLAYDILPGQEQVVQQPDILIVEGLNVLQPGPRLMVSDLFDFSIYVDAHTDDIQRWYVERFLELRHTAFADPASHFHHFAGLPDDEARAEARHLWRSINEPNLMENIKPTRPRATLVLRKDCDHAINRVRLRKL from the coding sequence ATGACCCGGGTCCGCGAACTCAGCCCGTATGTCGAGCTGCACCGGGAACAATGGAAAGAACTACGCAGTTCGACGCCGCTGCCGCTGACCGCGGCCGAGCTGCTGCGGCTGCGCGGTCTCGGCGAGCAGGTCGACCTGGCCGAGGTCGCCGACGTCTACCTGCCGCTCTCCCGCCTGATCAACCTGCAGGTCGCCGCGCGCCAGCGCCTCTACGAAGCGACGACGACGTTCCTCGGCGACGACTCCCGCGGCACGAAGGTCCCGTTCGTGATCGGCATCGCCGGCAGCGTCGCGGTCGGCAAGTCGACCACCGCCCGCATCCTGCGCACCCTGCTCGCCCGCTGGCCGGACCACCCCCGCGTCGACCTGGTCACCACCGACGGCTTCCTGTACCCGCGCGCCGAGCTGATGCGACGCGGGATCATGCACCGCAAGGGCTTCCCGGAGAGCTACGACCGGCGCGCGCTGCTGCGGTTCGTCACGGAGGTCAAGTCGGGCGCCGAGCGCGTCGCCGCGCCGGTGTACTCGCACCTGGCCTACGACATCCTGCCCGGCCAGGAGCAGGTGGTGCAGCAGCCGGACATCCTCATCGTCGAGGGCCTGAACGTGCTCCAGCCGGGGCCGCGGCTGATGGTGTCCGACCTCTTCGACTTCTCGATCTACGTCGACGCGCACACCGACGACATCCAGCGCTGGTACGTCGAGCGGTTCCTGGAGCTGCGGCACACGGCGTTCGCGGATCCGGCGTCGCACTTCCACCACTTCGCCGGCCTGCCCGACGACGAGGCCCGCGCCGAAGCCCGGCACCTGTGGCGCTCGATCAACGAGCCGAACCTGATGGAGAACATCAAGCCGACCCGGCCGCGGGCGACGCTGGTGCTGCGCAAGGACTGCGACCACGCCATCAACCGGGTCCGCCTGCGCAAGCTCTGA
- a CDS encoding macro domain-containing protein, with translation MTADSGTHTGREGAGTSGLSPRTPELVLCAVDEPLAAAWTTAAESVPGRVRVHRGSVLDIAAQAVVSPANSYGWMRGGIDAVYARAFPGIEQSVRSAVLAFHGGELPIGQAVLVPTGEVQPAWLISAPTMREPGEVLPAGTVHPYLAARAVFLQWRDGRLDQGPVREFVDTIAMPGLGTGIGGVEPATCARQVAAAWDEVFRHSR, from the coding sequence GTGACCGCCGATTCGGGCACACACACCGGTCGTGAAGGCGCCGGGACGTCCGGGCTCTCCCCGCGCACCCCGGAACTGGTGCTGTGCGCCGTCGATGAACCCCTCGCCGCCGCCTGGACGACCGCCGCGGAGTCGGTGCCCGGCCGGGTCCGCGTGCACCGCGGATCGGTCCTCGACATCGCCGCCCAGGCCGTGGTCAGCCCGGCCAACTCCTACGGCTGGATGCGCGGCGGCATCGACGCCGTCTACGCGCGGGCCTTCCCGGGTATCGAGCAGAGCGTCCGCAGCGCGGTCCTGGCCTTTCACGGCGGGGAGCTGCCGATCGGCCAGGCCGTGCTCGTCCCGACCGGCGAAGTGCAGCCGGCGTGGCTGATCAGCGCGCCGACCATGCGCGAGCCCGGTGAGGTGCTGCCCGCCGGCACCGTGCACCCCTACCTCGCCGCCCGCGCGGTCTTCCTGCAGTGGCGCGACGGACGGCTCGACCAGGGACCGGTGCGGGAGTTCGTCGACACGATTGCGATGCCGGGCCTGGGCACCGGGATCGGCGGGGTCGAACCCGCGACGTGCGCGCGACAGGTCGCGGCGGCCTGGGACGAGGTTTTTCGTCACTCTCGGTGA
- the pheA gene encoding prephenate dehydratase, whose product MSRIAYFGPRGTFTEQAARVLAPGEELLPVETVRLAMTAVRKGEADAACVPIENSVEGVVPATLDGLSESTPLVAVAEAILPVHFSVLTRRGGGEIRTVASHPHALAQVRDWLEANLPHAHPVASSSTSAAAVGVLEGDFDAAVCAPVAVEHYDLEVLATEVADVSDAATRFLLVRRPGELPAPTGADRTSVVAAAANRTGTLAELLTELATRGINLTRLDARPTRNNFGEYRFFIDFEGHVAEPRVLDALTALRRHCRNLRFLGSHPRADGTQTTIEPGFGNENFVDAAGWADAVRKGDVA is encoded by the coding sequence GTGTCACGGATCGCATACTTCGGCCCCCGAGGGACCTTCACCGAACAGGCCGCGCGGGTGCTCGCCCCCGGCGAAGAACTGCTTCCGGTCGAGACCGTCCGGCTGGCGATGACCGCCGTCCGCAAGGGCGAGGCGGACGCCGCGTGCGTCCCGATCGAAAACTCGGTCGAGGGCGTGGTGCCCGCCACGCTCGACGGGCTCAGCGAGTCGACCCCGCTGGTGGCCGTCGCCGAAGCGATCCTGCCGGTCCACTTCAGCGTGCTGACCCGGCGGGGCGGCGGGGAGATCCGGACCGTCGCCAGCCACCCGCACGCGCTCGCCCAGGTCCGCGACTGGCTCGAGGCGAACCTGCCGCACGCGCACCCGGTCGCGTCGTCGTCGACGTCGGCCGCCGCGGTCGGCGTGCTCGAAGGCGACTTCGACGCCGCGGTCTGCGCGCCGGTCGCGGTCGAGCACTATGACCTGGAGGTCCTGGCCACCGAGGTCGCCGACGTCTCCGACGCGGCGACGCGGTTCCTGCTGGTCCGCCGGCCGGGCGAGCTGCCGGCGCCGACCGGCGCCGACCGGACGTCCGTGGTCGCCGCGGCCGCGAACCGCACCGGCACGCTCGCCGAGCTGCTCACCGAGCTGGCCACCCGCGGGATCAACCTGACCCGGCTCGACGCCCGGCCGACGCGGAACAACTTCGGCGAGTACCGCTTCTTCATCGACTTCGAGGGGCACGTGGCCGAGCCGCGGGTCCTCGACGCGCTGACGGCGTTGCGCCGGCACTGCCGCAACCTGCGGTTCCTCGGTTCGCACCCGCGGGCCGACGGGACGCAGACCACGATCGAGCCCGGTTTCGGCAACGAGAACTTCGTCGACGCGGCCGGCTGGGCGGACGCGGTCCGCAAGGGGGACGTGGCGTGA
- a CDS encoding histidine phosphatase family protein, translating into MRLLLIRHGQTDGNVRGALDTALPGPPLTDLGRRQADTLAARLAEEPVVAVYASQATRAQQTAAPLAARFSLDVQVVDGVHEVVAGDLEGATDHASIRTYMDTVRRWTLGELTVSLPGGESGTSVRTRMLDAVGRLRAKHEQADPDGVIALVSHGGAIRLSAEWLAPNVHADVANAALIPNTGLVELHARPDGQWRCLTWVDTPL; encoded by the coding sequence GTGAGGCTGCTGCTCATCCGCCACGGGCAGACCGACGGGAACGTCCGTGGCGCGCTCGACACCGCCTTGCCCGGTCCGCCGCTGACCGACCTCGGCCGTCGGCAGGCCGACACCCTCGCGGCGCGGCTGGCGGAGGAGCCGGTGGTCGCGGTCTACGCGTCGCAGGCGACGCGTGCCCAGCAGACCGCGGCGCCGCTGGCGGCCCGGTTCTCGCTGGACGTGCAGGTCGTCGACGGGGTGCACGAGGTCGTCGCGGGTGATCTGGAGGGGGCGACCGACCACGCGTCGATCCGGACGTACATGGACACGGTCCGGCGCTGGACGCTCGGCGAGCTGACGGTGTCGCTGCCCGGCGGCGAGAGCGGCACGAGCGTGCGCACCCGGATGCTGGACGCGGTCGGCCGGCTGCGCGCCAAGCACGAGCAGGCCGACCCCGACGGCGTGATCGCCCTGGTCAGCCACGGTGGCGCGATCCGGCTGAGCGCCGAATGGCTGGCCCCGAACGTCCACGCGGACGTCGCCAACGCGGCGCTGATCCCGAACACCGGGCTCGTGGAGCTCCACGCTCGCCCGGACGGGCAGTGGCGCTGCCTCACCTGGGTCGACACCCCGCTCTGA
- a CDS encoding DUF4232 domain-containing protein — MVRTKLSRLFPVVAASAGVLALSACGSGGTAPAANSSAPSSSESPAATTVTTATSSPSSSPPAAPPVAQPVDNGLCKAGDVQLSLGQGDAGAGSVYRPLLIKNASAKPCVVQGFPGVSYVAGADGHQVGKDAFREGTKGNAVKLNPGQTAAADIQFVNVQNFDPGTCQPTPVKGLRIYLPQETASNFVASDGTGCASTKIPGNQLAVKTVHPA, encoded by the coding sequence ATGGTTCGGACGAAGCTTTCACGGTTGTTCCCGGTCGTCGCGGCCTCGGCGGGCGTTCTCGCGCTTTCCGCCTGCGGCAGCGGGGGCACCGCGCCCGCGGCGAACAGCTCGGCGCCGTCATCCTCGGAGTCGCCGGCCGCCACCACGGTCACCACGGCCACGTCGAGCCCGAGCAGCTCACCGCCGGCCGCGCCGCCGGTCGCCCAGCCCGTGGACAACGGGCTCTGCAAGGCCGGAGACGTCCAGCTTTCGCTCGGTCAGGGTGACGCCGGTGCCGGCTCGGTCTACCGGCCGCTGCTCATCAAGAACGCCAGCGCCAAGCCCTGCGTCGTGCAGGGGTTCCCCGGGGTGTCCTACGTGGCAGGCGCGGACGGGCACCAGGTCGGCAAGGACGCCTTCCGCGAAGGCACCAAGGGCAACGCCGTCAAGCTGAACCCCGGCCAGACCGCGGCCGCCGACATCCAGTTCGTCAACGTGCAGAACTTCGACCCGGGCACCTGCCAGCCGACGCCGGTGAAGGGCCTGCGGATCTACCTGCCGCAGGAGACCGCGTCGAACTTCGTGGCGTCCGACGGCACGGGCTGCGCGAGCACGAAGATCCCGGGCAACCAGCTCGCGGTGAAGACGGTCCATCCCGCCTAA
- a CDS encoding metallopeptidase family protein, with product MPVEMSRERFEELVSEALDEVPPEFARAMDNVVVLVEEFNDEAPDILGLYHGIALTERTSSYGGVLPDRISIYRQPILAMCEDEDEVVEEVLITVVHELGHHFGIDDARLHELGWG from the coding sequence ATGCCCGTCGAGATGAGCCGGGAGCGGTTCGAGGAACTGGTCTCGGAAGCCCTGGACGAGGTGCCGCCCGAGTTCGCGCGCGCGATGGACAACGTCGTCGTGCTCGTCGAGGAGTTCAACGACGAGGCGCCGGACATCCTCGGGCTCTACCACGGGATCGCGCTGACCGAGCGGACGTCGTCGTACGGCGGGGTGCTGCCGGACCGGATTTCGATCTACCGGCAGCCGATCCTGGCCATGTGCGAGGACGAAGACGAGGTCGTCGAGGAGGTCCTGATCACCGTCGTGCACGAGCTGGGCCACCACTTCGGCATCGACGACGCCCGGCTCCACGAGCTCGGCTGGGGCTGA